Proteins encoded together in one Chryseobacterium taklimakanense window:
- the gldB gene encoding gliding motility lipoprotein GldB: MKFFRYYLIFLMAFLTVNSCQKEPKDLWKTEIEGQKENITITDISKEYFDSSTSTEAFKQKYPWFQGTVSDADFDLRRKDAEEIKIYKEAISKIDRNKLKNELSELFARVKHYFPQFNSPKVYLFSSSLQMAKDPIFLQPYENFLFIDVTGFMGENNSHYEGMEHYYQTSMNPQNIVPKVSQIIAENLVPADAEHRKFIDMLIYNGKIMLLQDAFLPNFPDYLKINYTPKQYEWATANEANVWNFFVENNLIFSDEARLEGRFIAPAPFSKFYTAIDNESSPQIGIFTGWQICRNFFEKNPDTRMADFLNMNASEIFNQSEYKPKN, from the coding sequence ATGAAGTTTTTTAGATATTACCTGATTTTTTTAATGGCTTTCCTTACCGTCAATTCATGCCAAAAAGAGCCTAAAGACCTTTGGAAAACTGAAATCGAAGGACAAAAGGAAAATATTACAATCACAGATATTTCAAAGGAATATTTTGATTCCAGTACATCTACCGAAGCGTTTAAGCAGAAATATCCGTGGTTTCAGGGAACGGTGAGCGATGCAGATTTTGATTTGAGAAGAAAAGATGCCGAAGAAATTAAAATCTACAAGGAAGCCATCTCCAAAATTGACCGGAACAAACTTAAAAATGAACTTTCTGAACTTTTTGCAAGGGTAAAACATTACTTCCCGCAATTTAATTCGCCAAAGGTTTATCTTTTTTCTTCGTCACTTCAAATGGCAAAGGACCCGATTTTCCTTCAGCCGTATGAGAATTTTCTCTTCATTGATGTAACAGGGTTTATGGGAGAAAACAATTCCCATTACGAAGGGATGGAACACTATTACCAAACCTCGATGAATCCGCAGAACATCGTTCCGAAAGTTTCGCAAATTATTGCTGAAAACTTGGTGCCAGCCGATGCCGAGCACAGAAAATTCATAGACATGCTGATTTATAACGGAAAAATCATGCTTCTGCAGGATGCTTTTCTGCCAAATTTTCCAGATTATTTAAAGATCAATTACACACCAAAACAATATGAATGGGCAACGGCTAATGAAGCCAACGTGTGGAATTTTTTCGTGGAAAACAATCTTATTTTCAGTGACGAAGCCCGTTTGGAAGGGCGTTTTATAGCGCCGGCACCATTTTCAAAATTTTATACCGCAATAGATAATGAATCTTCGCCGCAGATTGGAATTTTTACAGGATGGCAAATCTGCAGGAATTTTTTTGAAAAGAATCCGGACACCAGGATGGCGGACTTCCTGAATATGAATGCTTCGGAAATATTCAACCAGTCTGAATACAAACCTAAAAATTAA
- the gldC gene encoding gliding motility protein GldC, translated as MRKTQITIDVELDDNHVPEKMTWNAQDGGIESQPTKATMISVWDDKTMEALRIDLWTKDMPLDQMKMFIHQILISLGSTYQRASGEEDVAAWMEEMAEEFAVKSAIKM; from the coding sequence ATGAGAAAAACCCAGATAACAATTGATGTAGAACTTGATGATAACCACGTTCCGGAAAAAATGACATGGAATGCGCAGGATGGCGGCATTGAATCTCAGCCAACCAAAGCCACAATGATTTCCGTTTGGGATGATAAAACCATGGAAGCCCTGCGCATCGACCTTTGGACGAAAGATATGCCGCTGGACCAGATGAAAATGTTCATCCACCAGATCCTTATTTCGCTGGGCAGCACCTATCAGAGAGCCTCCGGAGAAGAGGACGTGGCAGCGTGGATGGAGGAAATGGCGGAGGAATTTGCGGTGAAATCGGCTATTAAAATGTAA
- a CDS encoding cystathionine gamma-synthase — protein MNFNTKVIHGGQHHEPATGSVNVPVFLTSTFAQKSPGIHSGYEYSRAANPTRQALENSLASIENGAKGLAFGSGLAAIDCVLKLLNPGDEVIAVDDLYGGTYRMFTRLFEKYQLKFTFVNFDDVSKISDLITEKTKLIWLETPTNPLMKLVDIKAVCDLVKDQDILVAVDNTFASPYLQRPLDLGADIVMHSATKYLGGHSDVIAGALVAKDRELGEKLHFIQFASGGILGPHDSYLVLRGIKTLALRMQRHSENGQKIAEFLQNHPKVKDVVYPGLASHPQHDLAKRQMPNGFGGMVSFNFKSGEKADAVKFLENVKVFTLAESLGGVESLANHPALMTHASIPADKRAEIGITDDLVRLSVGIEDSDDLIADLESAFNA, from the coding sequence ATGAACTTCAACACAAAAGTAATACACGGCGGACAGCATCACGAACCGGCAACTGGTTCCGTGAACGTTCCGGTTTTTTTAACATCCACTTTTGCTCAGAAATCTCCGGGAATTCATTCTGGTTACGAATATTCCAGAGCGGCAAATCCTACAAGACAAGCTTTGGAAAATAGTTTGGCTTCCATCGAAAACGGTGCAAAAGGATTGGCTTTTGGCTCAGGCTTAGCTGCAATTGACTGTGTCCTAAAATTATTGAATCCAGGAGACGAAGTAATTGCAGTGGACGATTTATACGGCGGCACTTACAGGATGTTCACGCGCCTTTTCGAGAAATATCAGCTTAAATTCACCTTCGTGAACTTCGATGATGTTTCTAAAATTTCAGATTTAATCACAGAAAAAACCAAACTGATCTGGCTCGAAACACCCACCAATCCACTGATGAAGCTGGTGGACATCAAAGCGGTTTGCGATTTGGTGAAGGATCAAGATATTTTGGTGGCAGTTGACAATACGTTTGCGTCACCTTATCTGCAAAGGCCTCTGGATCTGGGTGCTGACATCGTGATGCATTCGGCTACGAAGTATCTCGGCGGACATTCGGATGTTATTGCCGGTGCATTGGTTGCAAAGGACCGTGAGCTTGGGGAAAAACTTCATTTCATACAGTTTGCAAGTGGCGGAATTCTTGGTCCGCACGATTCCTATTTGGTTTTAAGAGGGATTAAAACTTTAGCTTTAAGAATGCAGAGACATTCAGAAAACGGGCAAAAGATAGCAGAATTCCTTCAAAATCACCCGAAAGTAAAAGATGTAGTTTACCCGGGACTGGCCAGTCACCCACAGCATGATTTGGCTAAAAGACAAATGCCAAACGGTTTTGGGGGAATGGTTTCTTTTAATTTTAAATCAGGCGAAAAGGCGGATGCCGTTAAATTTTTAGAGAATGTGAAAGTTTTCACTTTGGCTGAAAGTTTGGGCGGCGTGGAATCTTTGGCCAATCATCCGGCGCTGATGACTCATGCCTCAATACCAGCCGACAAACGTGCAGAAATCGGAATTACAGACGATTTGGTTCGGCTAAGTGTCGGGATTGAAGACAGTGATGATTTGATTGCTGATTTGGAGAGCGCTTTTAACGCATAA
- a CDS encoding DinB family protein: MTEFQKYIHNYLGLIPSSDWIQEMKNAGDETLELYGNLSEEQSYFAYAEGKWSLKILLQHLIDAEKIFNYRALSFSRNDQTELPAWDEVQYGANNNVADYTLVELIEEFKLIRKISFLFFKNLNSEILQKTGVANKNEISVELLGKLIVGHNIHHLNIIKERYLKNLR; this comes from the coding sequence ATGACAGAATTTCAAAAATACATTCATAATTATCTCGGTTTGATTCCCTCATCAGACTGGATACAGGAGATGAAAAATGCCGGAGACGAAACTTTAGAGCTTTACGGAAACCTTTCAGAAGAACAGTCTTATTTTGCTTATGCCGAAGGAAAATGGTCATTAAAAATTTTGCTTCAACATCTCATTGACGCAGAGAAAATCTTCAATTATCGGGCGCTTAGTTTTTCCAGAAACGACCAAACCGAACTTCCGGCCTGGGATGAAGTTCAATACGGAGCAAATAACAACGTGGCAGATTATACTCTGGTTGAACTGATTGAAGAATTTAAACTCATCAGAAAAATTTCGTTTTTATTTTTCAAGAATTTGAATTCTGAAATACTGCAAAAAACAGGCGTTGCCAACAAAAACGAAATATCGGTCGAATTGCTGGGAAAATTAATTGTTGGTCACAATATCCATCATTTGAACATCATCAAAGAACGATACCTGAAAAATTTAAGATAA
- a CDS encoding L-threonylcarbamoyladenylate synthase → MEKALQTLKSGGTILYPTDTIWGIGCDATNIDAINRIFEIKKRENTKSMIILVESEKRLQDLVDVPEMAWEIIDLSEKPVTIVYDNPRGLPKEILAEDGSIGIRLVKDDLCKKLISKINKPLVSTSANFSGDKSPMKFSDINPEIISLVDYAVEENREKISEYSGSSVIRVWNDGRIKVLRE, encoded by the coding sequence ATGGAAAAAGCCCTTCAAACATTAAAATCCGGCGGGACCATCCTCTACCCCACTGACACGATCTGGGGAATCGGCTGCGATGCTACGAATATAGACGCCATCAACAGAATTTTTGAAATCAAAAAACGGGAAAACACCAAATCGATGATAATTCTGGTGGAAAGCGAAAAACGTTTGCAGGATTTGGTCGACGTTCCGGAAATGGCCTGGGAAATCATCGACCTTTCTGAAAAACCGGTGACGATTGTTTATGACAATCCGCGAGGTTTGCCCAAGGAAATTCTGGCCGAAGACGGGAGCATCGGCATCCGTTTGGTTAAAGACGATCTCTGTAAAAAACTCATTTCAAAAATCAATAAGCCATTGGTTTCTACCTCAGCCAATTTTAGTGGTGATAAATCTCCGATGAAGTTTTCAGACATCAATCCGGAAATCATCAGTCTTGTGGATTATGCCGTAGAGGAAAACCGTGAAAAAATTTCAGAATATTCCGGTTCATCAGTTATACGCGTCTGGAATGACGGCAGAATAAAAGTTTTGAGAGAGTAA
- a CDS encoding CCA tRNA nucleotidyltransferase: MQISLNQNKNLKLFKLISDVAEKNNQTVYIVGGYVRDLLMKRQMPTDIDFVTESSGIDLAKKIAVEINPKLKVSVFKTYGTAMFKHNGLDLEFVGARKESYSEDSRKPAVETGTLEDDQKRRDFTINAMAISLNKENFGELIDPFRGQEDLQNKILRTPLEPLQTYSDDPLRMMRAVRFASTLNFKIEENSLQAIRQEAERIRIVSMERIMVEFNKIMLSEKPSIGLKLLEETGLLQYILPELIALKGIEEIEGQTHKDNFYHTLEVVDNISKNTENLWLRWSALLHDIGKAPTKKFVEGTGWTFHGHEFLGSKMAKTLFQRLKLPLGNDLKYVQKMVKLSSRPIALVTDDASDSALRRLLFDAGDDLEDLFTLCKADITTKNAKKQERFTKNFEYVAQKIKEVEEKDHIRNFQPPISGEEIMEMFNLQPGREIGILKEKVKEAILEGDIANDKIEARNFVITEAEKLGLKSNSLIIFKK, from the coding sequence ATGCAGATCAGCCTCAACCAAAATAAAAATCTCAAGCTTTTCAAACTCATTTCTGATGTCGCAGAAAAGAATAACCAAACCGTTTACATCGTTGGCGGCTACGTTCGCGACCTTCTGATGAAAAGGCAAATGCCAACCGATATAGATTTCGTAACAGAAAGTTCCGGTATTGATTTGGCAAAAAAAATCGCCGTAGAAATCAACCCTAAACTAAAAGTTTCGGTGTTTAAAACATACGGAACAGCGATGTTTAAACACAATGGTTTGGATCTTGAGTTCGTTGGTGCCAGAAAAGAAAGCTACTCTGAAGATTCACGCAAGCCTGCCGTAGAGACGGGAACTTTGGAGGACGACCAGAAACGTCGCGACTTTACCATCAATGCCATGGCGATTTCGTTAAACAAAGAAAACTTTGGAGAACTCATTGATCCATTTCGCGGTCAGGAAGATTTACAGAATAAAATTCTGCGAACGCCATTGGAGCCACTACAAACCTATTCTGACGATCCTCTAAGAATGATGCGTGCCGTTCGTTTCGCTTCAACTTTAAATTTTAAAATAGAAGAAAATTCTCTGCAAGCCATCAGACAGGAAGCTGAAAGGATCAGGATTGTGTCGATGGAAAGAATTATGGTCGAATTCAACAAAATCATGCTTTCTGAAAAACCCAGTATTGGTTTAAAACTTCTCGAAGAAACCGGCTTGCTTCAATACATTTTGCCGGAACTGATCGCGCTGAAAGGCATTGAGGAAATAGAAGGACAAACGCACAAAGACAATTTCTACCACACGCTTGAAGTGGTTGACAATATTTCAAAAAACACGGAAAACCTATGGTTACGCTGGTCGGCGCTGCTTCACGACATTGGGAAAGCTCCAACTAAAAAGTTCGTTGAAGGCACAGGCTGGACTTTCCACGGTCATGAATTTTTAGGATCGAAAATGGCTAAAACCTTGTTTCAAAGACTAAAACTCCCACTCGGGAATGATTTGAAATATGTCCAGAAAATGGTGAAGCTGTCTTCGCGACCCATCGCTCTGGTTACCGATGACGCATCAGATTCTGCATTGAGAAGGCTTTTGTTTGATGCCGGAGATGATCTGGAAGACCTGTTTACACTTTGTAAAGCCGACATCACCACAAAAAATGCTAAAAAACAGGAAAGATTCACCAAAAATTTTGAATATGTCGCACAAAAAATAAAGGAAGTTGAAGAAAAAGACCACATCAGAAATTTCCAACCGCCCATTTCCGGTGAAGAAATTATGGAGATGTTCAACCTGCAACCCGGACGGGAAATCGGGATTTTAAAGGAAAAAGTAAAAGAAGCGATTCTGGAAGGCGACATTGCCAACGATAAAATCGAAGCCCGAAATTTCGTAATCACCGAAGCTGAAAAACTGGGGTTGAAATCTAATTCTTTAATAATTTTCAAAAAATAA
- a CDS encoding TonB-dependent receptor plug domain-containing protein: MKKRLIFVGAMLVVSSNIFAQQENETTIEEVTIASKIPQQLYKTGKNVKLITSKDLEKFQGQNLNEVLQQVSGFQITGNFNNDAEPKSPKIRGGKMANILVLIDGVPMKDVTGNDYTAMDLRLFAIENVESIEVLNGASSVLYGSNATVSVINIKTKKNATKKIQGEVGLKGGSFGTFAQNTGVRGNINGFKYQLSGFNEKSDGISAAEGKDFEKDGFEKQNLAATIGYGVENFDFNINGGWNHNFYHYDAGAFTDGKDRGNDKQSYIGGNANFKYNKGQVTFNTRYSGNERLLQGLDENSYRDEYQYEGKNFFAEIFNNYKVSENFNFTVGLQHENQRMASKALPWGGTQMEDGLKMDDTEMSNLDAFANFNANYKGFNLDAGARFTDNSKFGNHFVYSVNPYYLWEIETMFYKVGYSYATAFIAPTLYQSYGTLPYTLGNPDLKPETNQTHEIDFSIGKKDRSIVFNASLFQRKEADVFAYKTNPDFTGQFINIENNKVKGFELGLDYAMNEQLRFGGNFSFVEKENAATMLRQPKQRMNSYVEYLPFKTTRIALSHQFTSKRSDAYWDNSTFTVKNVELDSYHLFNLNVNQKLPYNLETYLNIGNLFNESYVDVAGFTTKPRNFMVGVNYKF, from the coding sequence ATGAAGAAAAGACTGATTTTTGTTGGAGCAATGCTTGTCGTAAGTTCAAACATTTTTGCCCAACAGGAAAATGAAACCACCATCGAAGAGGTAACTATCGCTTCGAAAATCCCGCAACAGCTTTACAAAACCGGAAAAAATGTGAAACTCATCACTTCGAAAGATCTTGAAAAATTTCAGGGACAAAATCTGAATGAAGTGCTGCAGCAGGTATCCGGATTTCAGATTACGGGAAATTTCAACAATGATGCTGAACCGAAATCTCCAAAGATCCGAGGGGGAAAAATGGCCAATATCCTTGTGCTAATCGATGGCGTTCCAATGAAAGATGTCACCGGTAACGATTACACAGCAATGGATTTGAGGCTTTTCGCAATCGAAAATGTAGAAAGTATCGAGGTTCTGAACGGTGCTTCTTCCGTACTTTACGGTTCCAACGCGACGGTTTCAGTAATTAATATTAAAACCAAAAAAAATGCGACCAAAAAAATCCAGGGAGAAGTTGGATTGAAAGGCGGTTCATTTGGAACTTTCGCACAAAATACAGGTGTGAGAGGAAATATCAATGGTTTTAAATATCAGCTTTCCGGTTTTAATGAAAAATCAGACGGAATTTCTGCTGCAGAAGGGAAAGATTTCGAAAAAGACGGTTTTGAAAAGCAAAATTTGGCAGCAACCATCGGTTACGGCGTAGAAAATTTCGATTTTAATATCAATGGCGGCTGGAACCACAATTTCTATCATTATGATGCTGGCGCATTCACCGACGGAAAGGACAGAGGAAATGATAAGCAGAGTTATATTGGTGGAAATGCCAACTTTAAATATAATAAAGGGCAGGTAACTTTCAATACAAGATATTCCGGTAACGAAAGGCTTTTGCAGGGATTAGATGAGAACTCTTACCGTGATGAATACCAGTACGAAGGGAAAAATTTCTTTGCTGAAATCTTCAATAATTATAAAGTTTCTGAGAATTTCAACTTCACTGTTGGTTTGCAGCACGAAAACCAAAGAATGGCTTCGAAAGCTTTGCCTTGGGGCGGAACGCAAATGGAAGACGGTTTGAAAATGGATGACACCGAAATGTCAAATCTTGATGCTTTTGCGAATTTCAATGCCAATTACAAAGGTTTTAATTTGGACGCCGGAGCAAGATTTACAGACAATTCCAAATTTGGAAACCACTTTGTTTACAGCGTAAATCCATATTATTTGTGGGAAATTGAAACGATGTTTTATAAAGTTGGATATTCCTATGCCACGGCTTTCATTGCACCTACACTTTACCAGAGCTACGGAACTTTACCGTACACTTTGGGGAATCCCGACCTGAAACCGGAAACCAATCAAACCCACGAAATCGATTTTAGTATTGGAAAAAAAGACAGAAGCATCGTTTTCAATGCAAGTTTGTTCCAAAGAAAAGAAGCAGATGTTTTTGCTTATAAAACCAATCCGGATTTTACGGGACAGTTCATTAACATTGAGAATAATAAAGTAAAAGGTTTTGAACTAGGGCTGGATTATGCGATGAATGAACAGTTGAGATTCGGTGGAAATTTCAGTTTTGTGGAAAAGGAAAATGCAGCAACAATGCTTCGGCAACCAAAACAGCGCATGAATTCTTATGTAGAATATTTGCCTTTCAAAACAACCAGGATTGCGCTTTCGCACCAGTTTACAAGCAAAAGAAGCGATGCGTATTGGGACAATTCAACCTTTACGGTAAAAAATGTTGAGTTGGACAGCTACCATCTCTTCAACCTGAACGTCAATCAAAAACTGCCATATAATCTTGAAACTTATCTGAATATCGGTAACCTGTTCAACGAATCTTATGTAGATGTCGCAGGGTTTACCACAAAACCCAGAAATTTCATGGTAGGTGTGAACTATAAATTTTAG
- the cdd gene encoding cytidine deaminase, whose amino-acid sequence MQQEIKIGYEFFQNVDELNDIEKKLFETAKSAREKAYAPYSNFLVGCALLLDNGEIISGNNQENAAFPSGLCAERATIFWTAANFPKEKILKIFVIGGLKDFTEKSTAIPPCGACRQSISEYEVKQRSDIEIYFASMSGEVYKTHSVRDLLPFSFDASYL is encoded by the coding sequence ATGCAACAGGAAATAAAAATCGGTTACGAGTTTTTCCAAAATGTGGATGAGCTGAACGATATCGAGAAAAAACTTTTTGAAACGGCAAAATCTGCCCGTGAAAAGGCTTACGCACCTTATTCAAATTTTCTTGTCGGATGTGCGTTACTTCTTGATAACGGTGAAATCATATCAGGAAATAACCAGGAAAATGCGGCATTTCCAAGCGGCCTTTGTGCGGAACGGGCTACCATTTTCTGGACTGCAGCAAACTTTCCGAAAGAAAAAATTCTAAAAATCTTCGTTATCGGCGGTTTAAAAGATTTTACCGAAAAGTCTACCGCAATTCCACCGTGCGGAGCCTGCAGACAAAGCATTTCAGAATATGAAGTGAAGCAAAGAAGCGATATCGAAATTTATTTTGCTTCCATGAGCGGAGAGGTTTACAAGACCCATTCAGTAAGGGATTTGCTTCCTTTTTCTTTTGATGCATCGTATTTATAA
- the namA gene encoding NADPH dehydrogenase NamA, with protein sequence MLYSPIKFRNLELKNRWVMSPMCMYSATEGVPNDFHFVHYGSRAQGGTGLIMVEATGVVPEGRITSKCAGIWNDEQAAAFKKIVDFVHQNSETQIGIQLAHAGRKASTWNGVQTDDETSWETVAPSPIPYKPGERTPHELTVEEIKNLIADFKNAAKRALEAGFNLIEIHAAHGYLIHQFLSPLSNIRTDEYGGSFENRIRFLIEIVEAVNTVLDENHPLFVRISADEYAANGWNLDQSVELAKILKTRNVDLVDVSSGGNIHGAKISVFDGYQVPFSSRIKKEAEIQTGAVGLITSSKQAETILENHDADLIFVAREILRNPYLAVRGAFESGQECFFPHQYERAKK encoded by the coding sequence ATGCTTTACTCCCCTATAAAATTTCGCAATCTCGAACTGAAAAACCGTTGGGTGATGTCGCCGATGTGTATGTATTCAGCAACTGAAGGTGTGCCGAATGATTTTCATTTTGTTCACTACGGCAGCCGCGCGCAAGGCGGAACAGGATTAATTATGGTTGAAGCAACGGGCGTAGTTCCTGAAGGCCGCATCACGAGTAAATGCGCAGGTATCTGGAATGATGAACAGGCGGCCGCTTTCAAAAAAATCGTGGATTTCGTGCATCAAAATTCTGAAACACAAATCGGGATTCAGCTGGCACACGCCGGCAGAAAAGCCTCAACGTGGAATGGCGTACAAACCGATGATGAAACCAGTTGGGAAACAGTAGCGCCTTCGCCAATCCCTTATAAACCGGGAGAAAGAACGCCGCATGAACTTACAGTAGAGGAAATCAAGAATTTAATTGCTGATTTTAAAAATGCTGCAAAACGCGCCTTAGAAGCCGGTTTTAATTTGATTGAAATTCATGCAGCGCACGGTTATCTGATTCACCAGTTTTTGTCGCCGCTTTCAAATATACGAACTGACGAATATGGCGGAAGTTTTGAGAACAGAATCCGTTTTTTAATTGAAATCGTCGAAGCGGTCAATACTGTTTTGGATGAAAACCATCCGCTTTTTGTAAGGATTTCGGCTGATGAATATGCAGCGAACGGGTGGAATTTAGACCAGTCTGTCGAACTTGCAAAAATTTTAAAAACCAGAAATGTTGATCTGGTTGACGTTTCCAGCGGAGGAAATATTCACGGTGCGAAGATTTCTGTTTTTGACGGTTATCAGGTTCCGTTTTCTTCAAGGATAAAGAAAGAGGCCGAAATACAAACCGGGGCAGTAGGCCTGATTACCAGTTCCAAACAGGCAGAAACGATCCTGGAAAACCACGATGCTGATCTGATTTTTGTGGCGCGCGAAATTTTGAGAAATCCATATCTCGCCGTCCGGGGCGCTTTCGAATCAGGGCAGGAATGCTTTTTTCCACACCAGTATGAGCGTGCAAAAAAATGA